A region from the Candidatus Zixiibacteriota bacterium genome encodes:
- a CDS encoding gas vesicle protein, protein MDDLVTQSEQVTLLEVLDRVLNKGVVISGDIVISVADVDLVYLGLKVLLSSVETMERLRGAPIRGLIRSQHNDPLDQSEPMEWPVV, encoded by the coding sequence ATGGATGATCTGGTCACTCAATCAGAACAGGTAACTCTCTTAGAGGTTCTTGATAGAGTATTGAATAAAGGCGTAGTCATATCCGGAGACATCGTCATCTCCGTGGCTGATGTGGATCTTGTCTATTTGGGGTTGAAGGTTCTGCTTAGTTCGGTGGAGACCATGGAACGCCTAAGAGGAGCACCAATTAGAGGGCTCATCCGGAGCCAGCATAACGACCCGCTCGATCAGTCTGAGCCAATGGAATGGCCAGTAGTATGA